In Vicingus serpentipes, the DNA window CTCCTTCTGCGTAATTATAGTATCCTCTACCAGATTTTCGCCCAAACCAGCCTGCCTCAGAATGACGTTTTTGTGTAAATGAAGGCTTATACCTGGGGTCGTAGTAGAATGCTGCAAAAACAGTTTCCGTAACCGTATAATTAACATCATTACCAATGTAATCCATTAAAGTAAATGGGCCCATTTTAAAACCACCTAATTCAGTCATTGCCCAATCGATTGTTGCAAAGTCTGCCAATCCTTCTTCGTAAATTCGTAACGCTTCTCCATAAAATGGTCGAGCAACTCTATTTACAATAAAACCAGGAGTATCTTTCGTCAATACAGTTACTTTTTTCCATCCGTCAATTAATTCACGAGCAGTATTTTTAGTTTCTTCTGAAGTTTGTACTGCAGGAATAATTTCTACCAAAGGCATCAATGGCGCTGGGTTGAAAAAATGAATTCCAATTACTCGTTCAGGCATTGAACAAGCTGAAGCTATGGCTGCTATAGACAAAGAAGATGTATTACTTGCCAAGATACAATTAGCACTTACTATTCCTTCTAGACTTGTAAATACTTTTTGTTTAACTTCTATATTTTCAATAATTGCTTCTATTACAATATCACAATGGCTAAAATCAGTAATTTTTTGAGAAAATGTAATTCTATTTATCACTTCATCAGCAGAAGATATACGTCCTTTTTCTTCAAGACGGCTTAATACTTTCGTTAAACTTGTTTTTGCATTTTCTAACGCATCAGCATTTAGATCTACTAATAAAACTTGATGCGTTTCAACTGCTGCTATTTGAGCAATTCCAGCTCCCATCGAACCTGCGCCTAATACTCCTACTATTTGTTTTTTCATATTTTTATACTCCAAACTGATTTAAATGATGATTTAAATGTTTTGAAAACATATTATTCCATTCTAATTGTGTTAATTCTCCAAAAGAATTTGAATCTTTTCCTTCAAAAGAAGCTCCACCTAATTTTTGAGTTTTCTCAATATAACTTATTAATCTATTTTTCTCAATTTCAAAATCTTTTTCGGTTGTTATTAAAAACTGAGGAGCAGTTCTACTATTATTTTTGTATGGTTTTTCAGAAACCACTAATGGTTTTATCAATAATTTTAAAATAAACTTTTTAAATCCTGTTGCTCTAGGATGTTTATCTTCATAAACCATTTCATAAGTCACATTACAATGTGCTAACATTTGTCCAACAGACATTGAACCCCATTTTGGTTGTGAATCTTTTGATAGATTATTAATTCTTTCAATAAAATCTTTACTATCTTTTATATCAAATACATTTTTAATCATTACTCTCCTTTAAAAATTGGTGCTCTTTTTTCTAAAAATGCATTTACACCTTCATTATAATCATAGCTTTTACCTGCTATATTTTGCAGTTCGTTTTCTAAAGCTAATTGCTGAGTTAACGTGTTATTGTATGATTCATTTAACAAACGTTTTGTTAACCCTATTCCTTTGGTTGGCATTTGAGCCAATTTTCGAGCTAATTTCATTCCTTCTTCTTGCAAAGCTTCATCCTCAACTACTTTATAAATCATCCCCATTTTTTCAGCTTCTTCAGCCATTACTTTATCACCTAAAAACATTAAAGCTGCCGATTTTTGCATTCCAATTAATCGAGGTAAGTAAAAAGTTCCTCCACTATCGGGTATTAATCCTATTTTACTAAAAGCTTGAATAAAAGCAACCGATTTACCAGCAACAGTTATATCGCAAGCTAAAGCAATATTAGCACCAGCTCCAGCAGCAACTCCATTTACACCACAAACAATTGGTTTCTCAATGTTTCTTAAACGCTCTATTATTGGGTTGTAATGCTCTTCAACTATTTTAGTTAATTCAGTCTGACTAGGGTCTATAGCCTCCGCTAAATCTTGCCCAGCACAAAAAGCTTTTCCAACACCAGTAATATAAATCGCTCTTACCTCTTTGTTCAACTCACAATCATCTAAGGCTTTTTGTAAATCAAATGCCATTTGACGAACAAAGCTGTTAAATTTATCTGGTCGATTAAGTGTAATAACTCCTACTCCACTTTCTATTTTAAAATCTATATTACTCATCTTACATTCTATTTTTTTTCCAATTAGAAGTTACTTTATTAGAAGAATTTGTAAT includes these proteins:
- a CDS encoding 3-hydroxyacyl-CoA dehydrogenase NAD-binding domain-containing protein gives rise to the protein MKKQIVGVLGAGSMGAGIAQIAAVETHQVLLVDLNADALENAKTSLTKVLSRLEEKGRISSADEVINRITFSQKITDFSHCDIVIEAIIENIEVKQKVFTSLEGIVSANCILASNTSSLSIAAIASACSMPERVIGIHFFNPAPLMPLVEIIPAVQTSEETKNTARELIDGWKKVTVLTKDTPGFIVNRVARPFYGEALRIYEEGLADFATIDWAMTELGGFKMGPFTLMDYIGNDVNYTVTETVFAAFYYDPRYKPSFTQKRHSEAGWFGRKSGRGYYNYAEGVEQPAPKKDTVLGNQIFDRILMMLINEAIDALFLNIATKEDIDLAMTKGVNYPKGLLAWADEIGLDKVLSQLENMFKEYGEDRYRPSPLLRRMVRDGKTFY
- a CDS encoding DUF1569 domain-containing protein, translated to MKNVFDIKDSKDFIERINNLSKDSQPKWGSMSVGQMLAHCNVTYEMVYEDKHPRATGFKKFILKLLIKPLVVSEKPYKNNSRTAPQFLITTEKDFEIEKNRLISYIEKTQKLGGASFEGKDSNSFGELTQLEWNNMFSKHLNHHLNQFGV
- a CDS encoding enoyl-CoA hydratase-related protein produces the protein MSNIDFKIESGVGVITLNRPDKFNSFVRQMAFDLQKALDDCELNKEVRAIYITGVGKAFCAGQDLAEAIDPSQTELTKIVEEHYNPIIERLRNIEKPIVCGVNGVAAGAGANIALACDITVAGKSVAFIQAFSKIGLIPDSGGTFYLPRLIGMQKSAALMFLGDKVMAEEAEKMGMIYKVVEDEALQEEGMKLARKLAQMPTKGIGLTKRLLNESYNNTLTQQLALENELQNIAGKSYDYNEGVNAFLEKRAPIFKGE